A single genomic interval of Halobacillus halophilus DSM 2266 harbors:
- a CDS encoding DUF4396 domain-containing protein codes for MDTLTIISIIALAIGLVSSLVIIVDVTRYPQQMAIMNVVWPINGWFLGPIAIWTYFKWGRIKAKDIVREDNRGSGAQVFTSTSHCSAGCTLGDAVGVPFVALTGIAIAGSVLFAHYIVEFILAYIFGIIFQFFAIYPMNKKAGATSAIKEAIKADTLSLLAFEIGMFGWMAIVHFVLFTEPPKPTDVSYWFMMQIAMILGFLTSYPANRWLVKKGIKEAM; via the coding sequence ATGGATACTTTAACGATTATTTCAATTATAGCGCTCGCAATCGGGCTGGTTTCTTCACTGGTCATTATTGTGGATGTGACACGTTACCCGCAGCAGATGGCCATCATGAATGTAGTCTGGCCAATCAATGGGTGGTTTCTTGGTCCGATAGCTATTTGGACTTATTTTAAATGGGGGCGTATCAAAGCAAAAGATATAGTTCGGGAAGACAACCGCGGCAGTGGAGCTCAAGTATTTACATCCACCAGTCACTGCTCAGCAGGCTGTACCTTGGGTGATGCGGTCGGAGTTCCATTTGTAGCTCTAACGGGCATAGCGATAGCGGGGTCGGTATTATTCGCTCATTATATTGTAGAATTCATTCTTGCTTATATCTTCGGTATTATATTTCAATTTTTCGCTATTTATCCTATGAACAAAAAAGCTGGAGCTACAAGCGCTATAAAAGAGGCGATAAAGGCGGATACACTTTCTTTGCTCGCTTTTGAAATCGGAATGTTCGGATGGATGGCTATTGTTCATTTTGTATTATTCACAGAGCCTCCTAAACCTACCGACGTAAGTTATTGGTTTATGATGCAGATTGCTATGATTCTTGGATTCCT
- a CDS encoding MarR family winged helix-turn-helix transcriptional regulator yields MKQDFSDSLGYNIHMVSHFMQNVYNEKLGEYDLTHSQARVIYFLATCGQQSQTALQKKLYIKASSMNGVIESLLKHGRIEKQTSPNDKRSNLITLTNQGRELHSTIQEIIRKIEIQATEGLSEEEQKIMVTWLKKVQKNMKPSVERSDQQ; encoded by the coding sequence ATGAAACAAGACTTCAGCGACTCTCTAGGATACAACATCCATATGGTCTCGCACTTTATGCAAAATGTTTATAATGAAAAGCTCGGCGAGTACGACCTTACTCATTCTCAAGCGAGAGTGATCTATTTCCTGGCCACTTGCGGTCAACAATCACAAACTGCTTTACAAAAGAAACTATACATTAAAGCTTCCTCCATGAATGGAGTCATTGAATCCTTACTTAAACACGGAAGAATTGAGAAACAAACAAGTCCGAATGACAAACGCTCTAATTTAATCACTTTAACGAACCAAGGACGCGAACTGCATAGCACTATTCAGGAAATTATTCGAAAGATTGAGATTCAGGCAACAGAGGGGCTTTCTGAGGAAGAACAGAAAATCATGGTTACGTGGCTTAAAAAAGTCCAGAAGAATATGAAGCCCTCTGTAGAAAGGAGTGACCAAC